In the Corynebacterium suedekumii genome, one interval contains:
- the cls gene encoding cardiolipin synthase: MNISIDLDTWQMIGLIIDYSIKILAIGFVPEGRRPSSSTAWLLAILLLPFIGLPLFLLMGSPYINRRRHRIQQEANAMIEGVQSHVPDFPEHADLSRDVQSIVRLNRHLTNIPAVASHNRGLHADYEETMRRMAAAVDTATDHVHVEIYITSWDETTDVFFRALERAVQRGVKVRYLFDQIGSLKYPGYLKLGRRLTEIGVDWQLMLPLKPWRFRFRRPDLRNHRKLLIIDDRLGFLGSINMIDRSYQLTSNIRAGRQWVDVMVELTGPVVASMAFVFAVDWYTETDELLDIEPPEDDGDDSALEEEEERNIVQLVPSGPGYTTEPVLRMFNSIVHLAKDRLVLCSPYFIPDESLLEAVTSACYRGVDVHLLVSEKSDQFMVHHAQSSYYQALLEAGVHIHLFPSPYVLHTKFILADPDSAGESLGTVGSSNMDMRSFGLNYESTLMITHGDIIDDLNRLADAYFAVSRVLTLEEWNKRGFFRRYVDNVMKLTSAIQ, encoded by the coding sequence GTGAACATCTCGATCGACCTCGACACCTGGCAGATGATCGGCCTGATCATCGACTACTCCATCAAGATCCTCGCCATCGGCTTCGTGCCGGAGGGCAGGCGCCCGAGTTCGTCGACCGCCTGGCTGCTCGCCATCCTCCTCCTGCCGTTCATCGGCCTGCCCCTGTTCCTGCTCATGGGCTCGCCCTACATCAACCGGCGCCGACACCGGATCCAGCAGGAGGCCAACGCCATGATCGAGGGCGTGCAGTCGCACGTCCCCGACTTCCCCGAACACGCCGACCTGTCCCGGGACGTGCAGTCCATCGTCCGCCTCAACCGGCACCTGACCAACATCCCCGCGGTGGCCAGCCACAACCGGGGCCTGCACGCCGACTACGAGGAGACCATGCGGCGGATGGCCGCCGCCGTGGACACCGCCACCGACCACGTCCACGTGGAGATCTACATCACCTCCTGGGACGAGACCACCGACGTGTTTTTCCGCGCCCTGGAACGCGCCGTCCAACGCGGCGTCAAGGTGCGCTACCTCTTCGACCAGATCGGCTCCCTCAAGTACCCCGGCTACCTCAAGCTGGGCCGTCGGCTCACCGAGATCGGCGTGGACTGGCAGCTCATGCTGCCCCTGAAGCCCTGGCGTTTCCGCTTCCGCCGGCCCGACCTGCGCAACCACCGCAAGCTGCTCATCATCGACGACCGGCTCGGTTTCCTCGGCTCCATCAACATGATCGACCGCTCCTACCAGCTGACGTCCAACATCCGGGCCGGCCGGCAGTGGGTCGACGTCATGGTCGAACTCACCGGCCCGGTGGTGGCGTCGATGGCCTTCGTCTTCGCCGTCGACTGGTACACCGAGACCGACGAACTCCTCGACATCGAACCACCCGAGGACGACGGCGACGACTCCGCCCTCGAGGAAGAGGAAGAACGCAACATCGTCCAGCTCGTCCCCTCCGGCCCCGGCTACACCACCGAACCGGTGCTGCGGATGTTCAACTCCATCGTCCACCTGGCCAAGGACCGCCTGGTGTTGTGCTCGCCGTACTTCATCCCCGACGAATCCCTCCTCGAGGCGGTCACCTCCGCCTGCTACCGCGGCGTGGACGTCCACCTGCTGGTGTCCGAGAAATCCGACCAGTTCATGGTCCACCACGCCCAGTCGTCCTACTACCAGGCGCTGCTGGAGGCGGGTGTGCACATCCACCTGTTCCCCAGCCCGTACGTGCTGCACACGAAGTTCATCCTCGCCGACCCGGATTCGGCGGGCGAGTCCCTGGGCACGGTCGGCTCCTCCAACATGGACATGCGCAGCTTCGGACTCAACTACGAGTCCACGCTCATGATCACCCACGGCGACATCATCGACGATCTCAACCGGCTCGCCGACGCCTACTTCGCCGTGTCCCGGGTCCTCACCCTCGAGGAGTGGAACAAACGCGGATTCTTCCGCCGCTACGTGGACAACGTCATGAAGCTGACGTCCGCGATCCAGTAG
- a CDS encoding multidrug effflux MFS transporter, protein MTRTPAPRPHPGDQPGKQQLTIPLLMGLALLSASAPFSIDMYLPALPGIVADLTTTQPMVQLTLSGFLAGLAFGQLIIGPISDAVGRHRLMLAGAVVALGAAVLAALAPTIEVLILARLIQGLGSGACVVLSRAVIPDLAKGPAAAKAFALLMTIQGVAPILAPVAGGLLLEPIGWRGLFWVLAGLALAQLLVVVFVVRESKPAEERSPATVRGILGNYAYVLRSSGYRGYLVCFALAFSTMFCYISASPFLFQEQLGFTAREYALIFGFNGVGIIAGTFLNGRLIGKVPTHRILLTALGVLVATTIVLLIVMAVAPVTWLILVLLFIAVSQNGIIMGNATALGTGLVRERAGSASALMGFAQFGLAGLTSPLMGLGDDPGLTMAIGMVTCAVLSLAGAVYAGRQGSSGTATGSRTSAS, encoded by the coding sequence ATGACACGCACCCCAGCTCCGCGGCCCCACCCCGGTGATCAGCCGGGAAAGCAGCAGCTCACGATCCCGCTCCTCATGGGGCTGGCGCTGCTGTCGGCGTCGGCGCCGTTCTCCATCGACATGTACCTTCCGGCGCTGCCGGGCATCGTGGCGGATCTGACGACCACCCAGCCAATGGTCCAGCTGACACTGTCGGGCTTCCTCGCGGGCCTGGCGTTCGGTCAGCTCATCATCGGCCCGATCTCGGATGCGGTCGGCCGACACCGGCTCATGCTCGCCGGCGCGGTGGTCGCCCTCGGTGCGGCGGTGCTGGCGGCCCTCGCCCCGACCATCGAGGTGCTCATTCTCGCCCGGCTCATCCAGGGCCTGGGGTCGGGGGCGTGCGTCGTCCTCTCCCGCGCCGTCATCCCCGACCTGGCGAAGGGGCCCGCGGCGGCCAAGGCGTTCGCTCTCCTCATGACCATCCAGGGTGTCGCCCCGATCCTCGCGCCGGTGGCCGGCGGCCTGCTGCTCGAGCCGATCGGGTGGCGCGGGCTGTTCTGGGTGCTCGCCGGTCTGGCCCTGGCGCAGCTGCTCGTCGTGGTGTTCGTGGTCCGGGAATCCAAGCCGGCCGAGGAACGCAGCCCCGCGACCGTCCGCGGCATCCTGGGCAACTACGCCTACGTGCTCCGCAGCTCCGGCTACCGCGGCTATCTGGTGTGTTTCGCCCTCGCCTTCTCCACCATGTTCTGCTACATCTCCGCCTCCCCGTTCCTGTTCCAGGAGCAGCTGGGATTCACGGCCCGCGAGTACGCGCTCATCTTCGGGTTCAACGGCGTGGGCATCATCGCCGGCACGTTCCTCAACGGGCGGCTCATCGGGAAGGTGCCCACCCACCGCATCCTGCTCACCGCCTTAGGTGTTCTCGTGGCCACCACGATCGTGCTGCTCATCGTCATGGCGGTCGCCCCGGTGACGTGGCTGATCCTGGTGCTGCTGTTCATCGCGGTGAGCCAGAACGGCATCATCATGGGTAACGCCACCGCGCTGGGTACCGGTCTGGTGCGGGAGCGCGCCGGGTCCGCGTCGGCGCTCATGGGGTTCGCCCAGTTCGGCCTCGCCGGGCTGACCAGCCCGCTCATGGGGCTGGGGGATGATCCGGGCCTGACCATGGCGATCGGCATGGTCACTTGTGCGGTGCTGTCCCTGGCCGGGGCGGTCTACGCCGGCCGGCAGGGATCGTCCGGTACGGCTACTGGATCGCGGACGTCAGCTTCATGA
- a CDS encoding Na/Pi symporter codes for MGPRGASVVAIALGALVIVVAVRVISRQLAVLTAATTRTLLERSSGASDALGLLSGALITMAVSSSSVTVSSLLPFAATKSLRYREVLPVILGANVGTTLTALLTALAVPGSMGSIAVQAALIHVAFNVISALLVLLIPPLRTLILWMGQVSGRVAARGYTLAAAVLAASYLVLPLAVILGYTLVT; via the coding sequence TTGGGCCCCCGCGGCGCGTCCGTCGTCGCCATCGCCCTGGGCGCGCTGGTCATCGTCGTCGCCGTGCGGGTGATCAGCCGCCAGCTGGCCGTCCTCACCGCCGCGACCACCCGCACCCTGCTGGAACGGTCCTCCGGGGCCTCCGACGCCCTCGGCCTGCTCTCCGGTGCGCTCATCACCATGGCCGTGTCCTCGTCCTCGGTGACCGTGTCCTCCCTGCTCCCCTTCGCGGCCACGAAGTCACTGCGTTACCGGGAGGTCCTGCCCGTCATCCTCGGCGCCAACGTGGGCACCACCCTCACGGCGCTGCTCACCGCTCTGGCAGTGCCGGGATCCATGGGATCCATCGCCGTGCAGGCCGCCCTCATCCACGTGGCCTTCAACGTCATCTCCGCACTGCTCGTGCTGCTCATCCCGCCGTTGCGCACCCTCATCCTCTGGATGGGTCAGGTGTCCGGCCGGGTGGCCGCCCGCGGCTACACCCTGGCCGCCGCGGTCCTCGCCGCCAGCTACCTCGTCCTGCCGCTGGCGGTCATCCTGGGATACACCCTGGTCACCTGA
- a CDS encoding NAD(P)/FAD-dependent oxidoreductase: MSRVIVIGAGMVGLSTAWHLQERGFDVEVFDREGVAAGSSWGNAGWLAPAKTIPLSDPSLWRYGPTALLDPDAALSMPIRFDPKLWMFLARFMAQATQRAWDDTMANLTPIDKVALEAFDELELGGVDAVTHQGPFVIGFEEESQSAGFLREIEGAIRHGQEAPMERLADPQELAPMLSDKVKVAYRLEGQRFIEPGPYMEALAQAVEKRGGHIRTDADVAHVARADGPGRPAVILASGERIEADKIVIATGAWMSRLAREFGVRTLVQAGRGYSFTVATQEPAEHSVYLPYHRMACTPYQGRFRIAGTMEFRRPDEPLYPRRIEAIVNKARDIMQGVDLDDRQDEWVGSRPVTPDGMPLVGQTNAENIYVAGGHGMWGVVLGPATGRYLAQLMDTGEVHPAIAPFDPLR; encoded by the coding sequence ATGAGCAGGGTCATCGTCATCGGTGCCGGAATGGTGGGCCTGTCCACCGCCTGGCACCTGCAGGAACGAGGATTCGACGTCGAGGTCTTCGACCGGGAGGGAGTGGCCGCGGGATCATCCTGGGGCAACGCCGGCTGGCTGGCACCCGCCAAGACCATCCCGCTGTCGGACCCGAGCCTGTGGCGCTACGGGCCGACCGCCCTGCTCGATCCCGACGCCGCCCTGTCCATGCCCATCCGCTTCGACCCGAAACTGTGGATGTTCCTCGCCCGCTTCATGGCGCAGGCCACCCAGCGGGCGTGGGACGACACCATGGCCAACCTCACCCCCATCGACAAGGTGGCCCTCGAGGCCTTCGACGAGCTGGAGCTCGGCGGTGTCGACGCGGTCACCCACCAGGGGCCCTTCGTCATCGGTTTCGAGGAGGAGTCCCAGTCCGCTGGCTTCCTCCGCGAGATCGAGGGCGCTATCCGCCACGGCCAGGAGGCGCCGATGGAGCGCCTGGCCGACCCGCAGGAACTCGCCCCGATGCTCTCCGACAAGGTCAAGGTCGCCTACCGCCTCGAGGGCCAGCGCTTCATCGAGCCGGGCCCCTACATGGAGGCCCTGGCCCAGGCGGTGGAGAAGCGCGGCGGCCACATCCGCACCGACGCCGACGTCGCCCACGTCGCCCGCGCCGACGGACCGGGCCGCCCCGCGGTCATCCTGGCCAGCGGTGAGCGCATCGAGGCGGACAAGATCGTCATCGCCACCGGCGCCTGGATGTCCCGCCTGGCCCGCGAATTCGGCGTGCGCACCCTCGTGCAGGCCGGCCGCGGCTACTCCTTCACCGTGGCGACGCAGGAACCGGCGGAGCACTCCGTCTACCTGCCGTACCACCGCATGGCGTGCACCCCCTACCAGGGCCGATTCCGCATCGCCGGGACCATGGAGTTCCGCCGCCCGGACGAGCCGCTGTACCCGCGGCGGATCGAGGCGATCGTCAACAAGGCCCGCGACATCATGCAGGGCGTCGACCTGGATGACCGGCAGGACGAGTGGGTCGGCTCCCGCCCCGTCACCCCGGACGGGATGCCGCTGGTCGGCCAGACCAACGCGGAGAACATCTACGTCGCCGGTGGTCACGGCATGTGGGGCGTGGTGCTCGGACCGGCCACGGGCAGGTACCTCGCCCAGCTCATGGACACCGGCGAGGTCCACCCGGCGATCGCCCCGTTCGATCCGCTGCGTTAG
- a CDS encoding multidrug ABC transporter permease — translation MIQSVMLVTTEYRYNLQSSTYLATPRRWTVALAKLLLYAAIAAALTFVAILVGFYVAKLTAPDSAAELFRPFEDDAAKDIMWSYPASAAAVVMLSQGIALLLRQTAGAVALMLIWFMGLEQIFRLVPRIGSDIVRFLPFENLNAFINDIAIEGVPWSTHGSGAYFLAWALVVWILGVVALHRRDA, via the coding sequence ATGATCCAGTCGGTCATGCTCGTGACCACCGAGTACCGCTACAACCTGCAGTCCTCCACCTACCTGGCCACCCCACGGCGGTGGACCGTGGCGCTGGCCAAACTGCTGCTCTACGCCGCCATCGCGGCCGCGCTGACCTTCGTCGCCATCCTCGTCGGCTTCTACGTGGCCAAACTCACCGCCCCCGACTCGGCGGCCGAACTGTTCCGGCCCTTCGAGGACGACGCCGCCAAGGACATCATGTGGAGCTACCCGGCGTCCGCGGCCGCGGTGGTCATGCTCTCCCAGGGCATCGCACTGCTGCTGCGGCAGACCGCCGGCGCCGTGGCCCTCATGCTCATCTGGTTCATGGGGCTGGAGCAGATCTTCCGGCTCGTGCCCCGGATCGGATCCGACATCGTCCGCTTCCTGCCCTTCGAGAACCTCAACGCGTTCATCAACGACATCGCCATCGAGGGCGTGCCCTGGAGCACCCACGGTTCCGGCGCGTACTTCCTCGCCTGGGCGCTCGTCGTGTGGATCCTCGGCGTGGTCGCCCTGCACCGCCGCGACGCCTGA
- a CDS encoding ATP-binding cassette domain-containing protein yields the protein MIQIQGLTKQYGQVQAVDDLTFEVQPGTVTGFLGPNGAGKSTTMRMIVGLDTPTAGTALIDGRLYRDLARPLVEVGALLDAKAVHPNRSAANHLRWLAQSNGIPLRRVDEVLGLVGLSDVAGKKAGGFSLGMGQRLGLAAALLGDPGVLILDEPVNGLDPEGIRWVRGLLQALAREGRTILVSSHLLSEMALTAERLVVIGRGRLVADTTTREFIREHSASTVVVRAPRLGEVAAWLGRHGLETRERRDAEGRTVLDVADATTDDVGTLAFEGGFALTELSMTQASLEDAFMDSTGRDVQYRATEER from the coding sequence ATGATTCAGATTCAAGGGCTGACCAAGCAGTATGGTCAGGTCCAGGCCGTCGACGATCTCACCTTCGAGGTGCAACCGGGGACGGTCACCGGCTTCCTCGGCCCCAACGGGGCCGGCAAATCCACCACGATGCGCATGATCGTCGGGCTGGACACCCCCACCGCAGGCACCGCGCTTATCGACGGTCGCCTCTACCGCGACCTCGCACGCCCCCTCGTCGAGGTGGGTGCCCTCCTCGACGCGAAGGCCGTCCACCCGAACCGGTCGGCCGCCAACCACCTGCGGTGGCTGGCGCAGTCCAACGGCATCCCGCTCCGCCGGGTCGACGAGGTCCTCGGCCTGGTCGGGCTGTCGGACGTGGCGGGAAAGAAGGCCGGCGGGTTCTCCCTCGGCATGGGGCAGCGCCTCGGCCTGGCTGCGGCCCTGCTCGGTGATCCGGGCGTCCTCATCCTCGACGAACCGGTCAACGGCCTCGACCCGGAGGGCATCCGCTGGGTGCGTGGCCTGCTCCAGGCGCTCGCACGGGAGGGCCGGACGATCCTCGTCAGCTCGCACCTGCTCTCCGAGATGGCGCTGACGGCGGAGCGGCTCGTCGTCATCGGCCGCGGCCGGCTGGTCGCGGACACCACGACCCGGGAGTTCATCCGGGAGCATTCCGCGTCCACCGTGGTGGTGCGCGCTCCCCGCCTGGGGGAGGTGGCGGCGTGGCTGGGGCGGCACGGCCTGGAGACACGCGAGCGTCGAGACGCGGAGGGGCGGACGGTGCTCGATGTCGCCGACGCCACCACCGACGACGTCGGCACGCTCGCGTTCGAGGGCGGATTCGCCCTCACCGAGCTGTCGATGACGCAGGCGAGCCTGGAGGACGCGTTCATGGACTCGACCGGCCGGGACGTGCAGTACCGGGCCACGGAGGAGAGGTAG
- a CDS encoding NUDIX domain-containing protein: MNGDGNGWAAGPGDGRVWGRFGAAGLMLLAGTGADVQVLMQHRAQWTNAGGTWALPGGARDSHESPTEAALREAVEECLIDPDLVEILHAEVTAGPFPADPARPELAGDWTYTTVIARTATGEPLRTHANEESLELRWVRLADLEELPLMPAFASSLTGLRQEVARLSP, encoded by the coding sequence ATGAACGGTGACGGAAACGGTTGGGCCGCGGGCCCGGGGGACGGGCGCGTGTGGGGTCGCTTCGGGGCGGCGGGCCTCATGTTGCTCGCCGGGACCGGCGCTGACGTGCAGGTTCTCATGCAGCACCGGGCGCAGTGGACGAATGCGGGTGGGACGTGGGCGCTGCCGGGTGGGGCGCGGGACTCGCATGAGTCGCCGACCGAGGCCGCGTTGCGGGAGGCGGTGGAGGAGTGTTTGATTGACCCCGATCTGGTGGAGATCCTCCACGCGGAGGTGACGGCGGGGCCGTTTCCGGCGGATCCGGCGCGCCCGGAGTTGGCGGGGGACTGGACGTACACCACGGTCATCGCGCGGACGGCGACGGGTGAGCCGCTGCGCACGCACGCCAACGAGGAGTCGCTGGAGCTGCGGTGGGTGCGACTCGCGGATCTGGAGGAGCTTCCGCTCATGCCGGCGTTCGCGTCATCACTGACGGGACTTAGACAGGAAGTTGCCAGGTTGTCTCCCTGA
- a CDS encoding glutamate ABC transporter substrate-binding protein has translation MRPRVEQLRHPRLQLRHRRPHPLPDRPAAHVYGPPLPAGSTVEDPGQYEPREIDTDNLLGSFRPDDATPEERIPAIVERGRLVVGVDQSQNLLSYRDSVTGDLRGFEIDLAREIARDIFGDPDRVDFRFVESASRVSALDNREVDMVIRTMTVTRTRQEDVQFSTPYLATDSRLLVMYNSAIDGVDDLPGRTVCVTDGSTALEKARKHAPQSRILKTRSWADCLLALQQHHADAILSDDTILSGINAQDPYTEIVGESLASEPYAVAMPHPDSHDDSIGLTRQVNSTIERLRRDGTWWRMYNNWFAPYLATSGPPPLVYREEEPEPTDSPDNPSETAEEEQ, from the coding sequence GTGCGCCCTCGCGTTGAGCAGCTGCGGCACCCCCGACTTCAGCTTCGGCACCGACGCCCCCACCCCCTGCCCGACCGGCCCGCCGCCCACGTCTACGGCCCGCCCCTGCCCGCCGGCTCCACCGTCGAGGACCCCGGCCAGTACGAACCCCGTGAGATCGACACCGACAACCTGCTCGGCTCCTTCCGCCCCGACGACGCCACCCCCGAGGAACGGATCCCCGCCATCGTCGAACGCGGCCGCCTCGTCGTCGGCGTCGACCAGTCCCAGAACCTGCTGTCCTACCGCGACTCCGTCACCGGCGACCTCCGTGGCTTCGAGATCGACCTCGCCCGCGAGATCGCCCGGGACATCTTCGGTGACCCCGACCGCGTCGACTTCCGCTTCGTCGAATCCGCCTCCCGCGTCTCCGCCCTGGACAACCGCGAAGTAGACATGGTCATCCGCACCATGACCGTCACCCGCACCCGCCAGGAAGACGTCCAGTTCAGCACCCCCTACCTGGCCACCGACTCCCGCCTGCTGGTCATGTACAACTCCGCCATCGACGGCGTCGACGACCTCCCCGGCCGCACCGTCTGCGTCACCGACGGCTCCACCGCCCTGGAGAAGGCCCGCAAGCACGCCCCCCAGTCACGCATCCTCAAGACCCGCAGCTGGGCCGACTGCCTCCTGGCCCTCCAGCAGCACCACGCCGACGCCATCCTCTCCGACGACACCATCCTCTCCGGCATCAACGCCCAGGACCCCTACACCGAGATCGTCGGTGAATCCCTCGCCTCCGAGCCCTACGCCGTCGCCATGCCCCACCCCGACTCCCACGACGACTCCATCGGACTGACCCGCCAGGTCAACTCCACCATCGAACGCCTCCGCCGCGACGGCACCTGGTGGCGCATGTACAACAACTGGTTCGCCCCCTACCTCGCCACCAGCGGCCCACCACCGCTGGTCTACCGGGAGGAAGAACCGGAACCGACGGACAGCCCGGACAACCCCTCGGAGACTGCGGAGGAGGAGCAATGA
- a CDS encoding serine/threonine protein kinase, which produces MTPRNTPGNPVDEPVDDPLLDHPDLPGSVRNPGADKTRAADLNEDRDADTEGAAESVPEGGAEDAPAGTQAVHFDPFADDDDDEDEIGRDDPSDDIAALLADLNTLRDQQDNRTEPATEAATGPAGPPRLDGETEPTAATRRDDTSARARQLALSTFRKRRAAERIGRTVADGMVNLPFLIPEDPRTALRDPTEAIGEKGIPAPQLNPGDVVAGQYEILGVIAHGGMGWIYLANDHFVSGRVVVLKGMQSAKSADEHGAAVAEREFLADITHPGIVKIFNFIDDPRVPGGFIVMEYVGGPSLRTRRNAHPDQVLPIDLAIAYILEVLPALDYLHSRGVVYNDLKPDNVIVTEDQVKLIDLGAVSGIGAYGFIYGTRGFQAPEVASEGPSVASDIYTVGRTLAALTVHLPKVDDIYAPGLPSPTEEPTFRRYLSYYRLLLRATHPDPARRFASVQELSTQLYGVLREVIAVRDNLQYPSQHSLFSPQRTTFGTKHLVFRTDQLIDGIDRTVRITAPEVVSALPAPLIDRSDVGAAMLSGSSYTEPQEALETLRQAMKTPEYEQSAEIPLGVVRAMLDLGFTGQARTWLSSLEGRLGHDWRFQWYSGVTALLLDDYTGAQRHFAEVLGTLPGEPAPKLALAAVNELILQQLGFHHTQLIPEKTARAASHLGTGLDTIDAEYFEGMSTTWSYITQEPHFLRFDSLRLYGLVWATNATTVSSAFGLARQLMAENQIEMAVAALDKVPQASRHHRMAKLTTILQLISGTLTESRIRRAARRLEEIPTNEPRFLQIKIAVMSAGLNFLRDAGVESSASPNDLFEYHFTQRGLRAGLAETLRLQARQAPFAKHRYALVDMANQVRPVTWF; this is translated from the coding sequence ATGACACCCAGGAACACCCCCGGCAACCCGGTGGATGAGCCGGTCGACGACCCGTTGCTCGACCATCCTGACCTGCCCGGCTCCGTCCGCAACCCCGGGGCCGACAAGACCCGCGCGGCGGACCTGAATGAGGACAGGGATGCGGACACCGAGGGCGCCGCCGAGAGTGTTCCCGAGGGGGGCGCCGAGGACGCCCCCGCCGGCACCCAGGCCGTCCACTTCGACCCCTTCGCCGACGACGATGACGACGAGGACGAGATCGGCCGGGACGACCCTTCCGACGACATCGCCGCCCTCCTCGCCGACCTCAACACCCTCCGCGACCAGCAGGACAACCGCACCGAACCCGCGACGGAAGCCGCCACCGGGCCGGCCGGACCACCCCGACTCGACGGCGAGACCGAACCCACCGCCGCCACCAGACGCGACGACACCTCCGCCCGCGCCCGCCAGCTCGCCCTGTCCACCTTCCGCAAACGGCGCGCCGCCGAACGCATCGGCCGCACGGTCGCCGACGGCATGGTCAACCTCCCCTTCCTCATCCCCGAGGACCCACGCACCGCCCTGCGCGACCCCACCGAGGCGATCGGGGAGAAGGGGATCCCCGCCCCCCAGCTCAACCCCGGCGACGTGGTCGCCGGCCAGTACGAGATTCTCGGCGTCATCGCCCACGGCGGCATGGGCTGGATCTACCTGGCCAACGACCACTTCGTCTCCGGCCGTGTCGTCGTGCTCAAGGGCATGCAGTCCGCGAAGTCCGCCGACGAGCACGGCGCCGCCGTCGCCGAGCGGGAGTTCCTCGCCGACATCACCCACCCCGGCATCGTCAAGATCTTCAACTTCATCGACGACCCCCGCGTCCCCGGTGGCTTCATCGTCATGGAGTACGTCGGCGGCCCCTCCCTGCGCACCCGCCGCAACGCCCACCCCGACCAGGTCCTGCCCATCGACCTGGCCATCGCCTACATCCTCGAGGTCCTCCCCGCCCTCGACTACCTCCACTCCCGCGGGGTGGTCTACAACGACCTCAAACCCGACAACGTCATCGTCACCGAGGACCAGGTCAAACTCATCGACCTCGGCGCCGTCTCCGGCATCGGCGCCTACGGCTTCATCTACGGCACCCGCGGATTCCAGGCCCCCGAGGTCGCCTCCGAAGGCCCCAGCGTGGCCAGCGACATCTACACCGTCGGCCGCACCCTCGCCGCCCTCACCGTCCACCTGCCCAAGGTCGACGACATCTACGCCCCCGGCCTGCCCAGCCCCACCGAGGAACCCACCTTCCGCCGCTACCTCAGCTACTACCGGCTCCTCCTCCGCGCCACCCACCCCGACCCGGCGCGCCGATTCGCCTCCGTCCAGGAACTGTCCACCCAGCTCTACGGTGTCCTCCGCGAGGTCATCGCCGTCCGGGACAACCTGCAGTACCCCTCCCAGCACTCCCTGTTCTCCCCACAACGAACCACCTTCGGCACCAAGCACCTGGTGTTCCGCACCGACCAGCTCATCGACGGCATCGACCGCACCGTCCGCATCACCGCCCCCGAAGTCGTCTCCGCTCTGCCCGCACCCCTCATCGACCGCTCCGACGTCGGCGCCGCCATGCTCTCCGGCTCCTCCTACACCGAACCCCAGGAAGCCCTGGAGACCCTCCGCCAGGCGATGAAGACCCCCGAATACGAGCAGTCCGCCGAAATCCCCCTCGGCGTCGTCCGCGCCATGCTCGACCTCGGCTTCACCGGCCAGGCCCGCACCTGGCTCAGCTCCCTCGAGGGCAGACTCGGCCACGACTGGCGTTTCCAGTGGTACTCCGGCGTGACCGCCCTGCTTCTCGACGACTACACCGGCGCCCAACGCCACTTCGCCGAGGTCCTGGGCACCCTCCCCGGAGAGCCCGCCCCCAAACTCGCGCTCGCCGCCGTCAACGAGCTCATCCTCCAGCAGCTCGGCTTCCACCACACCCAGCTCATCCCCGAGAAAACCGCCCGTGCCGCCTCCCACCTCGGCACCGGACTGGACACCATCGACGCCGAGTACTTCGAGGGCATGTCCACCACCTGGTCCTACATCACCCAGGAACCCCACTTCCTCCGCTTCGACTCGCTGCGCCTCTACGGCCTCGTCTGGGCCACCAACGCCACCACCGTCTCCTCCGCCTTCGGTCTCGCCCGCCAACTCATGGCCGAGAACCAGATCGAGATGGCCGTCGCCGCACTGGACAAGGTCCCCCAGGCCTCCCGTCACCACCGGATGGCGAAGCTGACCACCATTCTCCAGCTCATCTCCGGCACCCTCACCGAGTCCCGCATCCGCCGTGCCGCCCGCCGCCTCGAGGAGATCCCCACCAACGAGCCCCGGTTTCTGCAGATCAAGATCGCCGTCATGTCCGCGGGCCTCAACTTCCTCCGGGACGCCGGAGTCGAATCCTCCGCCTCCCCCAACGACCTGTTCGAGTACCACTTCACCCAGCGTGGCCTCCGGGCCGGTCTCGCCGAGACGCTGCGCCTGCAGGCCCGTCAGGCGCCCTTCGCCAAGCACCGTTACGCCCTGGTGGACATGGCGAATCAGGTGCGGCCGGTGACCTGGTTCTAG